One segment of Alnus glutinosa chromosome 2, dhAlnGlut1.1, whole genome shotgun sequence DNA contains the following:
- the LOC133859228 gene encoding uncharacterized protein LOC133859228 isoform X3 gives MVVVEASKLKLPTPSLSSFPPLTTSLLFEPHSLSLALMHSDSSFSLYPSTSPLALSSLPPPQTLIPSPSSSSTFLLLQNPDPNPNPNLRALFVVSGPYRGGSSVLLRFYVLLRKTNSFARARLVCNQRGLRFDDKLGVLVDVNHGVSVRLSGSVNFFAMYTVSSSKIFVFAVRTVGDDGDQDGGEDGVVLKLMRCAVIECSKPVFSISVSSGFLILGEESGVRVFNLRPLVKGRVRKVNNLNLNSNLGMHVANGKLESRGFHLPNGLIGGDYAKHGGGKNGGEGASGITRNGYLDGRVDNHYGSVKQSSIKLRQDSSEGGACFVAFRSGEVGSSTSTRKLKMSVKAISIQALSPKKFVILDSVGELHLLHLSNSVIGSDSSCHMKQLPHIMEVQKLETKLFGYQMDVILCT, from the exons ATGGTAGTTGTCGAAGCTTCCAAGCTCAAACTCCCAACCCCTTCCCTCTCCTCCTTCCCACCGCTCACAACCTCTCTCCTCTTTGAACcccactccctctctctcgccctCATGCATTCCGactcttccttctctctctaCCCCTCCACTTCCCCTCTCGCCCTCTCCTCTCTCCCTCCCCCCCAAACCCTAATTCCTTCGCCTTCTTCCTCCTCCAccttcctcctcctccaaaaccctgaccctaaccctaatcctaatcTACGCGCGCTTTTTGTTGTGTCCGGCCCCTACAGAGGTGGGTCTTCCGTGCTCCTCCGGTTCTATGTTCTACTGCGGAAGACCAACTCGTTCGCCAGAGCTCGACTCGTTTGCAATCAGAGAGGGCTTCGGTTCGATGACAAATTGGGGGTTTTGGTGGATGTGAATCACGGGGTTTCGGTTCGGCTCTCCGGGTCGGTCAATTTCTTCGCCATGTACACGGTTTCGAGCTCGAAGATTTTCGTTTTCGCGGTGAGAACTGTGGGCGACGATGGTGACCAGGATGGTGGCGAGGATGGGGTGGTTTTGAAATTGATGAGGTGTGCTGTGATTGAGTGCTCGAAGCCCGTCTTCTCGATTAGTGTCTCGTCCGGGTTCTTGATTTTGGGGGAGGAAAGTGGGGTTAGGGTTTTCAATTTGAGGCCCCTCGTGAAAGGGCGGGTTAGGAAAGTCAATAATTTGAATCTGAATTCGAATTTGGGTATGCATGTGGCAAATGGGAAATTGGAGAGTCGAGGATTTCATTTGCCAAATGGTCTGATTGGCGGGGACTATGCGAAGCATGGAGGTGGCAAAAATGGCGGCGAAGGAGCGTCAGGGATCACTCGGAATGGTTACCTGGATGGGAGGGTGGATAACCATTACGGTTCTG TGAAGCAGAGCTCCATTAAATTGAGACAAGACTCCAGTGAAGGAGGTGCATGTTTTGTGGCATTCAGAAGTGGCGAAGTTGGATCCTCGACATCTACAAGAAAGCTAAAGATGTCAGTAAAGGCAATTTCCATTCAGGCGTTATCTCCCAAAAAGTTTGTAATCTTGGACTCAGTTGGAGAGTTACACCTATTGCACCTATCCAATTCTGTCATTGGATCAGATTCATCTTGTCACATGAAGCAGTTGCCCCACATTATGGAAGTGCAAAAGCTG GAAACCAAACTGTTTGGATATCAGATGGATGTTATTCTGTGCACATGA
- the LOC133859228 gene encoding uncharacterized protein LOC133859228 isoform X2 — protein MVVVEASKLKLPTPSLSSFPPLTTSLLFEPHSLSLALMHSDSSFSLYPSTSPLALSSLPPPQTLIPSPSSSSTFLLLQNPDPNPNPNLRALFVVSGPYRGGSSVLLRFYVLLRKTNSFARARLVCNQRGLRFDDKLGVLVDVNHGVSVRLSGSVNFFAMYTVSSSKIFVFAVRTVGDDGDQDGGEDGVVLKLMRCAVIECSKPVFSISVSSGFLILGEESGVRVFNLRPLVKGRVRKVNNLNLNSNLGMHVANGKLESRGFHLPNGLIGGDYAKHGGGKNGGEGASGITRNGYLDGRVDNHYGSVKQSSIKLRQDSSEGGACFVAFRSGEVGSSTSTRKLKMSVKAISIQALSPKKFVILDSVGELHLLHLSNSVIGSDSSCHMKQLPHIMEVQKLVVFPDVSIRNQTVWISDGCYSVHMMAVSDMDAAVNENDINESGEKLMQISVRQFSLVKRLKILLLWLQTLF, from the exons ATGGTAGTTGTCGAAGCTTCCAAGCTCAAACTCCCAACCCCTTCCCTCTCCTCCTTCCCACCGCTCACAACCTCTCTCCTCTTTGAACcccactccctctctctcgccctCATGCATTCCGactcttccttctctctctaCCCCTCCACTTCCCCTCTCGCCCTCTCCTCTCTCCCTCCCCCCCAAACCCTAATTCCTTCGCCTTCTTCCTCCTCCAccttcctcctcctccaaaaccctgaccctaaccctaatcctaatcTACGCGCGCTTTTTGTTGTGTCCGGCCCCTACAGAGGTGGGTCTTCCGTGCTCCTCCGGTTCTATGTTCTACTGCGGAAGACCAACTCGTTCGCCAGAGCTCGACTCGTTTGCAATCAGAGAGGGCTTCGGTTCGATGACAAATTGGGGGTTTTGGTGGATGTGAATCACGGGGTTTCGGTTCGGCTCTCCGGGTCGGTCAATTTCTTCGCCATGTACACGGTTTCGAGCTCGAAGATTTTCGTTTTCGCGGTGAGAACTGTGGGCGACGATGGTGACCAGGATGGTGGCGAGGATGGGGTGGTTTTGAAATTGATGAGGTGTGCTGTGATTGAGTGCTCGAAGCCCGTCTTCTCGATTAGTGTCTCGTCCGGGTTCTTGATTTTGGGGGAGGAAAGTGGGGTTAGGGTTTTCAATTTGAGGCCCCTCGTGAAAGGGCGGGTTAGGAAAGTCAATAATTTGAATCTGAATTCGAATTTGGGTATGCATGTGGCAAATGGGAAATTGGAGAGTCGAGGATTTCATTTGCCAAATGGTCTGATTGGCGGGGACTATGCGAAGCATGGAGGTGGCAAAAATGGCGGCGAAGGAGCGTCAGGGATCACTCGGAATGGTTACCTGGATGGGAGGGTGGATAACCATTACGGTTCTG TGAAGCAGAGCTCCATTAAATTGAGACAAGACTCCAGTGAAGGAGGTGCATGTTTTGTGGCATTCAGAAGTGGCGAAGTTGGATCCTCGACATCTACAAGAAAGCTAAAGATGTCAGTAAAGGCAATTTCCATTCAGGCGTTATCTCCCAAAAAGTTTGTAATCTTGGACTCAGTTGGAGAGTTACACCTATTGCACCTATCCAATTCTGTCATTGGATCAGATTCATCTTGTCACATGAAGCAGTTGCCCCACATTATGGAAGTGCAAAAGCTGGTTGTTTTTCCTGATGTTTCTATTA GAAACCAAACTGTTTGGATATCAGATGGATGTTATTCTGTGCACATGATGGCAGTATCTGACATGGATGCTGCTGTTAACGAGAATGACATAAATGAGAGTGGAGAAAAGTTAATGCAAATCTCAG TCAGGCAATTTTCACTGGTGAAAAGATTGAAGATATTGCTCCTTTGGCTCCAAACGCTGTTTTGA
- the LOC133859228 gene encoding uncharacterized protein LOC133859228 isoform X1 encodes MVVVEASKLKLPTPSLSSFPPLTTSLLFEPHSLSLALMHSDSSFSLYPSTSPLALSSLPPPQTLIPSPSSSSTFLLLQNPDPNPNPNLRALFVVSGPYRGGSSVLLRFYVLLRKTNSFARARLVCNQRGLRFDDKLGVLVDVNHGVSVRLSGSVNFFAMYTVSSSKIFVFAVRTVGDDGDQDGGEDGVVLKLMRCAVIECSKPVFSISVSSGFLILGEESGVRVFNLRPLVKGRVRKVNNLNLNSNLGMHVANGKLESRGFHLPNGLIGGDYAKHGGGKNGGEGASGITRNGYLDGRVDNHYGSVKQSSIKLRQDSSEGGACFVAFRSGEVGSSTSTRKLKMSVKAISIQALSPKKFVILDSVGELHLLHLSNSVIGSDSSCHMKQLPHIMEVQKLVVFPDVSIRNQTVWISDGCYSVHMMAVSDMDAAVNENDINESGEKLMQISVSQAIFTGEKIEDIAPLAPNAVLILGQGNLYAYAIS; translated from the exons ATGGTAGTTGTCGAAGCTTCCAAGCTCAAACTCCCAACCCCTTCCCTCTCCTCCTTCCCACCGCTCACAACCTCTCTCCTCTTTGAACcccactccctctctctcgccctCATGCATTCCGactcttccttctctctctaCCCCTCCACTTCCCCTCTCGCCCTCTCCTCTCTCCCTCCCCCCCAAACCCTAATTCCTTCGCCTTCTTCCTCCTCCAccttcctcctcctccaaaaccctgaccctaaccctaatcctaatcTACGCGCGCTTTTTGTTGTGTCCGGCCCCTACAGAGGTGGGTCTTCCGTGCTCCTCCGGTTCTATGTTCTACTGCGGAAGACCAACTCGTTCGCCAGAGCTCGACTCGTTTGCAATCAGAGAGGGCTTCGGTTCGATGACAAATTGGGGGTTTTGGTGGATGTGAATCACGGGGTTTCGGTTCGGCTCTCCGGGTCGGTCAATTTCTTCGCCATGTACACGGTTTCGAGCTCGAAGATTTTCGTTTTCGCGGTGAGAACTGTGGGCGACGATGGTGACCAGGATGGTGGCGAGGATGGGGTGGTTTTGAAATTGATGAGGTGTGCTGTGATTGAGTGCTCGAAGCCCGTCTTCTCGATTAGTGTCTCGTCCGGGTTCTTGATTTTGGGGGAGGAAAGTGGGGTTAGGGTTTTCAATTTGAGGCCCCTCGTGAAAGGGCGGGTTAGGAAAGTCAATAATTTGAATCTGAATTCGAATTTGGGTATGCATGTGGCAAATGGGAAATTGGAGAGTCGAGGATTTCATTTGCCAAATGGTCTGATTGGCGGGGACTATGCGAAGCATGGAGGTGGCAAAAATGGCGGCGAAGGAGCGTCAGGGATCACTCGGAATGGTTACCTGGATGGGAGGGTGGATAACCATTACGGTTCTG TGAAGCAGAGCTCCATTAAATTGAGACAAGACTCCAGTGAAGGAGGTGCATGTTTTGTGGCATTCAGAAGTGGCGAAGTTGGATCCTCGACATCTACAAGAAAGCTAAAGATGTCAGTAAAGGCAATTTCCATTCAGGCGTTATCTCCCAAAAAGTTTGTAATCTTGGACTCAGTTGGAGAGTTACACCTATTGCACCTATCCAATTCTGTCATTGGATCAGATTCATCTTGTCACATGAAGCAGTTGCCCCACATTATGGAAGTGCAAAAGCTGGTTGTTTTTCCTGATGTTTCTATTA GAAACCAAACTGTTTGGATATCAGATGGATGTTATTCTGTGCACATGATGGCAGTATCTGACATGGATGCTGCTGTTAACGAGAATGACATAAATGAGAGTGGAGAAAAGTTAATGCAAATCTCAG TTAGTCAGGCAATTTTCACTGGTGAAAAGATTGAAGATATTGCTCCTTTGGCTCCAAACGCTGTTTTGATTCTTGGACAAG